From Endozoicomonas sp. 8E, the proteins below share one genomic window:
- the flhB gene encoding flagellar biosynthesis protein FlhB → MAEESQTGERSEEPSERKLQKSRDEGQVPRSRELVTFALLASTLVALWLSGGLIRDQLFQVMYKSFRFEKDVLRQESWLTDHLIVSITQGFSGLLPFMLIVILASIAASAALGGWIFSNKQIRPKAERISFLKGIKRMFSANSMIELLKSIAKISLLAFSLWLINQWFFRDVLWLNRLPIFQAVSEGLSHLTMAITILVSALLLICFIDVPFQRWNHMKKLRMTHKEMRDEMKESEGQPELRSRLREKQQEIAGRRMMQAVPSADVIITNPTHFAVALKYDLDKARAPYVVAKGVDSVALRICAVAREYNKPVVQSPTLTRVIYHTTQLNQEIADDLFLAVAQVLAYVHHLNDFQAGRRSKAPDLPTPEVPSAFREKWDKTRQ, encoded by the coding sequence ATGGCAGAAGAATCACAGACTGGCGAACGCTCAGAAGAACCCTCCGAACGAAAACTTCAGAAGAGCCGTGACGAAGGTCAGGTTCCCCGATCCCGGGAACTGGTCACCTTTGCTCTACTGGCTTCAACTCTGGTTGCTTTATGGCTCAGTGGTGGATTAATTCGCGACCAGCTATTTCAGGTTATGTACAAAAGCTTCAGGTTTGAAAAAGACGTATTGCGTCAGGAAAGCTGGCTGACAGATCACCTGATCGTCAGCATTACTCAGGGGTTCTCCGGTCTGCTGCCCTTTATGCTGATTGTCATTCTGGCCTCAATAGCCGCTTCAGCGGCTTTAGGAGGCTGGATATTCTCAAATAAACAGATACGACCCAAGGCTGAGCGCATCAGTTTTCTCAAAGGCATTAAACGCATGTTTTCTGCCAACTCCATGATTGAGTTATTAAAGTCCATTGCCAAAATCTCGCTGCTGGCTTTTTCTCTCTGGCTCATTAATCAATGGTTCTTTCGGGATGTGCTCTGGCTGAACCGGCTACCGATATTTCAAGCAGTTTCAGAGGGGTTGAGCCACCTTACCATGGCCATCACCATTCTGGTCAGTGCCCTGCTGTTGATCTGTTTTATTGATGTACCTTTCCAAAGATGGAACCACATGAAAAAACTGCGCATGACACACAAGGAAATGCGTGATGAAATGAAAGAGTCCGAAGGTCAGCCAGAGCTTCGTTCAAGACTGCGGGAGAAGCAACAGGAAATTGCGGGTCGCAGAATGATGCAGGCCGTTCCTTCAGCGGATGTCATTATCACCAACCCGACCCACTTTGCAGTGGCTCTGAAATATGATCTGGACAAGGCCAGAGCGCCCTACGTCGTAGCAAAAGGCGTTGACAGCGTAGCCCTGCGTATCTGCGCTGTGGCACGGGAATACAATAAGCCGGTGGTACAGTCACCCACATTAACCCGGGTGATTTATCATACGACACAGTTGAATCAGGAAATTGCCGACGACCTGTTTTTGGCCGTTGCCCAGGTTTTGGCTTACGTCCATCATCTGAACGACTTTCAGGCCGGACGCAGAAGCAAGGCACCCGATTTACCAACACCGGAAGTCCCCAGTGCCTTCCGGGAAAAATGGGATAAAACGAGACAATGA
- the fliR gene encoding flagellar biosynthetic protein FliR, translating into MGTFTFSEVVGWIGQYLWPFFRIGALFLAMPIINSQVVAPRIRIILAMAITIIVAPMLPAVPAVEPLSGAALLITAQQLAVGLLMAMVLQIYFAIFTSAGQMLSLQMGLGMAVMFDPMNGAQIPVISQVFQLLSFLMFLAFDGHLVVISIVVESFNTIPIAPFSIRQLEIDRLPAMGGWMFASALLMVLPAIVALLIVTFTFGVMNRSAPQFNIFSLGFPLTMLAGIFILMLISSTLNGVFTRFTRTVLDILRSLVL; encoded by the coding sequence ATGGGAACCTTTACCTTCTCTGAGGTGGTGGGCTGGATTGGTCAGTATCTCTGGCCATTTTTTCGTATCGGAGCCCTCTTTCTGGCAATGCCTATAATCAATAGCCAGGTAGTGGCACCCAGAATCCGGATAATTCTGGCAATGGCCATCACTATTATTGTGGCCCCCATGCTGCCTGCGGTACCCGCAGTAGAGCCACTGTCGGGTGCAGCCCTTCTGATCACTGCACAACAGCTGGCTGTCGGGCTTTTAATGGCGATGGTACTGCAAATCTATTTCGCTATTTTCACCTCCGCCGGGCAAATGCTCTCCCTGCAGATGGGTCTGGGTATGGCGGTCATGTTTGATCCGATGAACGGCGCCCAGATTCCGGTAATCAGCCAGGTATTCCAATTGCTGAGCTTTCTGATGTTTCTGGCATTTGACGGGCATCTGGTCGTCATTTCTATTGTTGTGGAGAGCTTTAATACTATTCCCATTGCACCCTTTTCTATTCGCCAACTGGAGATTGACCGACTGCCCGCCATGGGCGGCTGGATGTTTGCCAGCGCACTCCTGATGGTTCTACCCGCCATAGTTGCGTTATTGATCGTCACTTTTACCTTTGGTGTGATGAACCGCTCGGCGCCGCAATTCAATATTTTCAGTCTGGGCTTTCCTCTGACCATGCTGGCAGGCATTTTTATTCTAATGCTGATCAGTTCCACCCTGAACGGTGTCTTCACACGATTTACCCGGACTGTTCTGGACATTCTACGATCTCTGGTTCTTTAG
- a CDS encoding flagellar biosynthetic protein FliQ, protein MTPEVVADLFRDALTLIVLMVSVIVLPGLLVGLVVSTLQAATQINEQTLSFLPRLLATLVTIGMTGPWLIQEFMDLFLRLYEFIPEMLA, encoded by the coding sequence ATGACACCGGAAGTTGTGGCAGACCTTTTTCGTGATGCGCTGACCCTCATTGTTCTGATGGTATCGGTGATTGTGTTGCCCGGACTGCTGGTGGGTCTGGTGGTCAGCACATTGCAGGCTGCGACTCAAATCAATGAACAAACCCTCAGTTTCCTGCCCCGTCTGCTGGCGACACTGGTCACTATAGGCATGACGGGCCCCTGGCTGATTCAGGAATTTATGGATCTGTTTCTCCGGCTGTATGAATTTATTCCAGAGATGCTGGCCTGA
- a CDS encoding flagellin — MAMTVNTNIFSQNAQRNLGKTEAGLQTAMQRLSSGMRINSAKDDAAGLQIANKMAAQIGGLGVAIRNANDGISMAQTAEGAMSEITNSLLRMRDLALQASSGTYEAADVTALQAEYDAQLAEIGRIAATTEFNGTTVLGAGTVEIAVDYTDATTNNIDLNFTAVALTAVTFTDAATAQAAVGALDADIAAYDAVRASLGASQNRLTTTVNNLSNIRENLSASRSRIVDTDFASETANLSKYQVMQQAGTAVLAQANAIPQNILSLLR; from the coding sequence ATGGCAATGACCGTAAATACCAATATCTTCTCTCAGAATGCTCAGCGTAATTTGGGCAAGACTGAGGCGGGTCTTCAGACCGCCATGCAGCGTCTGTCTTCTGGTATGCGTATTAACAGTGCTAAGGATGATGCTGCCGGTTTGCAGATTGCGAATAAAATGGCTGCACAAATTGGTGGACTTGGTGTCGCTATCCGAAATGCCAACGATGGCATCTCCATGGCCCAGACTGCTGAAGGTGCCATGAGCGAGATCACTAACTCTTTGCTGCGTATGAGGGATCTGGCTTTGCAGGCATCAAGTGGTACCTATGAGGCTGCTGATGTTACCGCCCTGCAAGCCGAATACGATGCTCAACTGGCTGAGATTGGCCGTATTGCCGCAACGACTGAGTTTAACGGGACAACCGTTCTTGGCGCAGGTACCGTCGAAATTGCAGTTGACTATACCGATGCTACCACCAATAACATAGACCTCAACTTTACTGCCGTTGCGCTGACCGCGGTTACCTTTACCGATGCCGCTACCGCTCAAGCAGCAGTGGGTGCATTGGATGCGGATATTGCTGCTTATGACGCTGTTCGAGCCAGTCTGGGTGCATCCCAAAACCGACTGACCACTACCGTCAATAACCTTTCAAATATCCGTGAAAACCTGAGTGCTTCCAGAAGCCGTATCGTGGATACTGATTTTGCTTCAGAAACAGCGAATCTGAGTAAGTATCAGGTTATGCAACAGGCCGGTACTGCTGTGTTGGCTCAGGCTAACGCGATCCCTCAGAACATTCTGTCTCTGCTGCGTTAA
- the fliD gene encoding flagellar filament capping protein FliD, with product MFSLSGIYSGLDVSSMVNALVEAERAPTESRYARREEAFNVELSAVGTLKSALNDFNTQVESLNSISKFSPRAVSVSNESVLSATVSSSAGEGSYQFYVDQLATRHQTVSAAIASDATIGSGTVNLTVNGESFSVTVEPGSESLADLRDAINSGADNTGVQATIINENGQQRLMLTSEKSGAANTITSDFSGLSGGSATLGSFTDLQVAVDASIRFGAGASAITITSEDNQLENLIDGVTLDLKAVSTDPVTVNISVDKDSLKESMQGFVDAWNNVKSTLDTLTDFNGITAGPLNGDTQARAIEGQLRSVISSLYGEDGDTFRTLGQLGLTTTEDGMLSLDTDGLNDALANNFDELAQVLAGEDGLMSQMAAVLTPHLESSGTLDSREDRIEEGLSDIEDDRAALELRLERTRSYYQNQFLAMESILASLSGTSEWITSSLNSLNNNNS from the coding sequence ATGTTCAGTTTAAGTGGCATCTACTCAGGGCTGGATGTTAGCTCCATGGTCAACGCTTTGGTGGAGGCCGAGCGTGCTCCCACTGAAAGCCGTTATGCTCGCAGAGAGGAGGCCTTCAATGTAGAACTGTCAGCTGTCGGGACCCTGAAGTCTGCACTGAATGATTTTAATACTCAGGTAGAAAGCCTGAACAGCATCAGTAAATTCAGTCCCAGAGCCGTCAGCGTCAGTAATGAGTCCGTTCTGAGCGCAACCGTTTCCAGCAGCGCCGGGGAAGGCAGTTATCAGTTTTATGTGGATCAGCTGGCGACTCGCCACCAGACTGTATCCGCAGCCATCGCTTCAGATGCCACTATTGGTTCCGGAACGGTCAATCTCACGGTTAACGGTGAAAGCTTCTCTGTTACGGTCGAACCGGGTTCAGAGAGTCTGGCTGACTTACGTGATGCCATAAACAGCGGAGCCGATAACACCGGAGTTCAGGCAACGATTATTAATGAAAACGGTCAGCAACGTCTGATGCTGACCAGTGAGAAATCCGGAGCAGCAAACACCATAACGAGTGACTTCAGTGGCCTTTCCGGTGGCTCAGCAACTCTGGGGTCCTTTACCGATTTACAGGTGGCAGTGGATGCCAGTATCCGGTTTGGTGCAGGAGCCTCTGCAATCACTATTACTTCCGAAGACAACCAGCTGGAAAACCTTATTGATGGCGTCACTCTTGATCTGAAAGCCGTCAGCACAGATCCGGTCACTGTGAATATTTCCGTAGACAAAGACAGCCTGAAAGAGTCTATGCAGGGCTTTGTGGATGCCTGGAATAATGTTAAGTCTACCCTTGATACCCTCACAGATTTTAATGGTATTACAGCAGGGCCTCTTAATGGCGATACCCAGGCCCGGGCTATTGAGGGTCAGTTGAGAAGTGTCATCAGTTCTTTATATGGTGAAGACGGTGACACATTCAGAACGCTCGGGCAATTGGGTCTGACAACTACCGAAGACGGCATGTTAAGTCTGGATACAGATGGCCTGAATGACGCCCTGGCTAACAACTTTGATGAATTGGCGCAGGTGCTGGCTGGTGAAGATGGCTTAATGAGTCAAATGGCAGCCGTTCTCACTCCTCACCTTGAAAGTAGCGGAACGCTTGACAGTCGGGAGGACAGGATTGAAGAGGGCTTGAGTGATATTGAAGATGATCGTGCGGCACTGGAGCTGAGACTGGAGCGGACCCGTAGCTATTACCAGAATCAGTTCCTGGCGATGGAAAGTATTCTGGCCTCACTGAGTGGAACCAGTGAGTGGATCACCAGCAGTCTGAATAGTCTGAATAACAATAATTCCTGA
- the fliS gene encoding flagellar export chaperone FliS: MKKKGLGAYKQQEKAGVEASDSVQLVGVLFTKLMDNLAKASHHIERKDFSNKSDRLSLSIEILLVLEQSLDFQKGGDLASNLQSLYLYCIRRLTEANASNDLAAISEVVGLLKEIQEAWNYISVPKAAIATVQ; this comes from the coding sequence ATGAAGAAAAAAGGTCTGGGTGCTTATAAACAACAGGAAAAAGCGGGTGTAGAAGCGTCTGATTCGGTTCAGTTGGTGGGGGTGTTGTTTACTAAACTGATGGACAATCTGGCTAAAGCGAGCCACCACATTGAGCGAAAGGATTTCAGCAACAAGTCTGATCGCCTTTCCCTTTCCATCGAAATTCTGCTGGTATTGGAACAGTCTCTCGATTTTCAAAAAGGAGGTGATTTAGCCAGCAATCTGCAATCGTTATATCTCTATTGCATCAGACGTTTAACTGAGGCCAACGCAAGTAATGATCTGGCTGCTATCAGTGAAGTTGTGGGACTGTTAAAAGAAATTCAGGAAGCCTGGAACTATATTTCCGTACCTAAAGCTGCGATTGCAACTGTCCAGTAA
- a CDS encoding flagellar hook-length control protein FliK, with protein sequence MENQALPVFSLLSLSSSAPSVDGAQPQVMAAAQTVTTSSELTFETVLQQFSLIEPASTELVSPELLAAGLIPVDRQAKTDLPLANPDASELTKHFPVTSLPILTREAKPEQTAVEIKSTSLTEGVTERPDLNLSMPGRSEKLHLPVRLQKSEVSLTPVNTQGVSQAQRPLTDVNLVEEVDHQTGKLKPEITLKPDQIQTEAKAPEIKNHNGLKEVPAPLSLFNFAMERKASLKTAPALIQPTESIQAVVNQTPQTSQQPVSFQMTESSPVAQSATVKQPFLQPEVAQRPFGQTVVQMIKQGEQKMEFRLDPPELGRVTLTVSVDRDAVSLQAITATPAARDLLLLHGDRLREALNSESLTLGQMSVDVGSQKDADTSEQSSEYLPTADGCHESNGYQSAQEQFRLHGGRLLDHFV encoded by the coding sequence ATGGAAAACCAGGCGCTGCCAGTTTTTTCGTTGTTATCTCTATCGAGTTCAGCGCCATCGGTTGATGGTGCTCAACCGCAGGTCATGGCGGCTGCTCAGACAGTTACCACTTCTTCTGAGTTGACATTTGAAACTGTTCTTCAACAGTTTTCCTTAATAGAACCTGCATCCACAGAGTTAGTCTCTCCGGAGCTTCTGGCTGCAGGGTTGATACCTGTTGATAGGCAGGCAAAAACAGATTTACCCTTGGCAAACCCTGATGCTTCAGAACTGACAAAGCATTTTCCCGTCACCAGCTTACCGATACTGACCAGAGAAGCAAAACCTGAACAGACAGCCGTAGAAATAAAAAGTACTTCTTTAACAGAAGGGGTCACTGAACGGCCTGATTTAAATCTGTCAATGCCCGGAAGATCTGAAAAACTCCATCTGCCTGTTCGGCTACAGAAATCAGAGGTCTCTCTGACTCCGGTTAATACTCAAGGGGTGTCCCAGGCTCAAAGACCATTAACGGATGTTAATCTGGTAGAGGAAGTCGATCACCAAACAGGAAAACTCAAGCCGGAAATCACTTTAAAACCGGATCAGATCCAGACAGAAGCCAAAGCGCCGGAGATAAAAAATCACAATGGATTAAAAGAAGTTCCAGCTCCGCTGTCTCTGTTCAATTTCGCAATGGAACGGAAAGCTTCTTTAAAAACAGCACCTGCATTGATACAGCCAACCGAATCAATACAGGCCGTCGTTAATCAGACGCCTCAAACCTCCCAACAGCCTGTTTCCTTTCAGATGACTGAGTCATCACCAGTCGCCCAGTCAGCCACAGTTAAGCAACCTTTTCTGCAACCTGAAGTAGCTCAGCGACCCTTCGGGCAGACAGTGGTGCAAATGATTAAGCAGGGCGAGCAGAAAATGGAGTTTCGGTTAGACCCACCGGAATTGGGTCGGGTAACGCTGACCGTTAGCGTTGACAGAGATGCGGTCAGCCTTCAGGCGATAACGGCAACACCGGCAGCCAGAGACTTGCTGCTGCTTCACGGAGATCGCCTGCGGGAAGCTCTTAATAGTGAATCACTGACTCTGGGGCAAATGTCAGTAGATGTGGGGAGCCAGAAAGACGCTGATACGTCGGAACAATCTTCAGAATATCTGCCCACCGCCGATGGTTGTCATGAATCAAATGGTTATCAGAGTGCCCAGGAACAATTCAGGCTTCATGGCGGCAGATTATTGGATCATTTCGTTTAA